From a region of the Halomonas sp. HL-93 genome:
- a CDS encoding TRAP transporter large permease, giving the protein MGSEMIGAVGLGMLLVLMVLRVPVALTMLIIGVVGFAQVISWGAAISQLKTVPVEVLSSYSFSAVPMFILMGVLAAHSGMAGKLFDSTRTICGGWKGGLAIAAVGSCGIFSAISGSSLATASTMTRVALPEMERYGYNRGLATGALAAGGTLGIMIPPSIALLIYAILTEQSVGDMFMAGLIPGLMGLVMYALTVSVMMRLRPSFAVAGEPTSWKEKFASLTGLLPFFGVFLIMILGIYFGAFTPTEGASVGAFATLIYAFVKGMRFSGLWHSLQETLALSAVVFFMLVGAETLGYFISVSRISFSIADLLAGMDLTPIVVVLCILALYFVLGMFMDSIAMLVITVPVVYPIIQTMGIDPVWFGIITVLTVELGLMTPPVGMNVFVIKAMAPHVGLGEIFKGVAPFVVSDLIRLALLIAFPILSTLFLL; this is encoded by the coding sequence ATGGGGAGTGAAATGATCGGTGCCGTTGGGCTTGGCATGCTGCTCGTCCTCATGGTGCTGCGGGTACCTGTGGCCCTCACCATGTTGATTATCGGCGTGGTGGGGTTTGCCCAAGTGATTAGCTGGGGGGCGGCAATTTCGCAGCTTAAAACCGTCCCGGTGGAAGTGCTATCAAGTTACAGTTTCAGCGCGGTTCCCATGTTTATTTTAATGGGCGTGCTGGCGGCGCATTCAGGCATGGCAGGCAAGCTGTTTGATTCCACGCGCACCATTTGCGGCGGCTGGAAGGGTGGCCTGGCCATCGCGGCGGTCGGTTCTTGCGGCATTTTCTCCGCTATTTCAGGTTCTTCACTGGCCACGGCCAGTACGATGACACGCGTTGCGCTGCCGGAAATGGAGCGCTATGGCTATAATCGCGGCCTGGCCACCGGCGCACTGGCGGCAGGCGGTACGCTGGGTATCATGATCCCGCCGAGCATTGCGCTGCTGATCTATGCCATTCTCACTGAGCAGTCGGTGGGTGACATGTTCATGGCAGGGTTGATCCCCGGTTTGATGGGGCTGGTGATGTATGCCCTCACGGTGAGCGTGATGATGCGCTTGCGACCATCGTTTGCCGTCGCGGGTGAACCCACCTCTTGGAAGGAGAAGTTTGCCTCGCTAACAGGCTTGCTGCCGTTTTTCGGCGTTTTCCTGATCATGATTTTGGGGATCTACTTTGGCGCGTTTACGCCCACCGAAGGGGCGAGCGTGGGTGCCTTTGCTACCCTGATATACGCCTTCGTGAAAGGCATGCGTTTTAGTGGGCTATGGCATAGCCTGCAAGAAACGCTGGCGCTCTCCGCGGTGGTGTTCTTCATGCTGGTGGGGGCGGAAACGCTCGGCTACTTTATCTCGGTATCGCGTATTTCGTTCTCGATTGCCGATCTCTTGGCCGGCATGGACTTAACCCCGATTGTGGTGGTGCTGTGCATCCTGGCGCTCTACTTTGTGCTGGGTATGTTCATGGATTCCATCGCCATGCTGGTGATCACCGTGCCGGTGGTCTACCCCATCATCCAAACCATGGGCATTGATCCGGTGTGGTTCGGCATCATCACCGTTTTGACCGTGGAGTTGGGGCTGATGACGCCACCGGTGGGGATGAATGTGTTCGTGATTAAAGCGATGGCGCCGCATGTCGGGCTAGGGGAGATATTTAAAGGGGTGGCGCCTTTTGTGGTCTCTGACTTAATACGACTAGCGCTATTAATCGCCTTTCCTATTTTGAGCACTCTGTTTCTGCTCTAG